The proteins below come from a single Terriglobia bacterium genomic window:
- a CDS encoding isoprenylcysteine carboxylmethyltransferase family protein: MSILYTAAWVISIIYATVPCYWLLVHPHIEFWRARKVRLRTIGLMWKGLWVLAGAITWRWRLVTLYTTPWTWIPAGALIFAGFWIYSRARREFTLDQVLGRPELEPEKHEQRLNTSGIRAHVRHPYYLGHMCELLGWAVGTGLAVLYALLIFAVITGALMIAAEERELESRFGQAYRDYKQRVPGILPRF, from the coding sequence ATGTCCATTCTCTACACCGCCGCGTGGGTGATCTCCATCATCTACGCGACCGTTCCTTGTTATTGGCTGCTGGTCCACCCGCACATTGAATTCTGGCGCGCGCGCAAGGTCCGGCTTCGCACCATCGGACTGATGTGGAAGGGGCTGTGGGTTCTCGCCGGCGCGATCACGTGGCGCTGGCGGCTGGTGACGCTGTACACCACGCCTTGGACATGGATTCCCGCGGGCGCCCTAATCTTCGCCGGGTTCTGGATCTACTCACGCGCGCGCCGTGAATTCACCTTGGACCAGGTGCTGGGCCGGCCTGAACTCGAGCCGGAAAAGCACGAGCAGCGCCTCAACACCAGCGGCATTCGCGCCCACGTCCGCCATCCCTACTACCTCGGTCATATGTGCGAATTGCTCGGCTGGGCCGTCGGAACCGGCTTGGCGGTGCTGTACGCGCTGCTTATCTTTGCCGTGATCACCGGTGCGCTGATGATCGCCGCCGAAGAACGGGAATTGGAATCGCGCTTCGGCCAGGCCTACCGTGACTACAAGCAGCGCGTCCCTGGCATCCTGCCGCGTTTCTAA
- a CDS encoding ABC transporter permease: protein MRFELFIASRYLRAKRRQAVIGIITAISIAGVTAGVASLIIALAINNGFRQDLQNRLLGSTSHVQLLRVESDGIRNWQPLLSRLSQQPHVAAASPAIYEQVLVSRGARAKGAILKGILPEYERKVSDMLKNVTVGSAAALEPNALEGERAPSPSPDSLAAVQQRVAAMPPVILGKEMADDLGATVGSVVMVISPQGELTPFGLVPKYARFKVTGIFNSGFFDYDSSWAFIRLADAQQLFGLGDLVSVIEFKIDDIYQAGQVGTELQRAAGPGFMATNWMEQNRALFRALRLERVVTFITIGLIVFVAALNILISLIMMVMEKTRDIAVLMSMGAKKRQVRRVFIAQGVLVGIVGTALGLVAGYALSWAGGHYHFISLSPEVYSIDYVPFAPRLVDGIWVAVVAIGVSFVATIYPSWSASSILPAEALRYE from the coding sequence ATGAGATTCGAACTGTTCATCGCGTCGCGCTACCTGCGTGCCAAGCGCCGGCAAGCCGTGATCGGCATCATCACTGCCATCTCGATTGCCGGTGTCACCGCCGGGGTCGCCTCGCTGATTATCGCTCTCGCCATCAACAACGGCTTCCGCCAGGACCTGCAAAACCGGCTGCTCGGCTCGACCTCGCACGTGCAACTGCTGCGCGTGGAAAGCGACGGCATCCGCAACTGGCAGCCGCTGTTGTCGCGGCTGAGCCAGCAGCCGCACGTCGCCGCCGCCTCGCCCGCGATTTACGAGCAGGTGCTGGTATCGCGCGGCGCGAGGGCCAAGGGCGCGATCCTGAAAGGAATCCTGCCGGAGTACGAGCGCAAGGTCAGCGACATGCTGAAGAACGTGACCGTGGGCTCGGCGGCGGCGCTGGAGCCGAACGCGCTCGAGGGTGAGCGCGCTCCATCACCGTCGCCGGATTCGCTGGCGGCAGTGCAGCAGCGCGTGGCCGCCATGCCGCCCGTAATTCTCGGCAAGGAAATGGCCGACGACCTCGGGGCCACCGTTGGCTCGGTGGTCATGGTCATCAGCCCGCAAGGCGAGCTTACGCCCTTCGGACTGGTGCCCAAGTACGCGCGCTTCAAGGTAACCGGGATCTTCAACTCGGGTTTCTTCGACTACGACAGCTCGTGGGCATTCATCCGTCTCGCCGACGCGCAGCAACTGTTTGGTCTCGGTGATCTGGTATCGGTGATCGAATTCAAGATCGACGACATTTACCAAGCGGGGCAGGTGGGCACAGAACTGCAGCGTGCCGCCGGTCCGGGATTCATGGCCACCAACTGGATGGAACAGAACCGCGCGCTCTTTCGTGCGCTGCGTCTGGAGCGCGTCGTCACCTTTATTACGATTGGACTGATTGTGTTCGTCGCCGCGCTCAATATCCTGATCTCGCTCATCATGATGGTCATGGAGAAGACCCGTGACATTGCGGTGCTGATGTCCATGGGGGCGAAGAAGCGCCAGGTGCGGCGTGTGTTCATTGCGCAGGGGGTGCTGGTAGGAATCGTCGGCACCGCGCTCGGGCTGGTGGCCGGCTATGCGCTCTCCTGGGCGGGCGGGCATTACCACTTTATATCCCTCTCACCCGAGGTGTATTCGATTGATTACGTCCCCTTCGCCCCGCGCCTGGTGGATGGGATTTGGGTGGCCGTGGTGGCCATCGGTGTCTCTTTTGTCGCAACTATTTATCCCTCGTGGTCGGCGTCGAGCATTCTGCCCGCCGAAGCGCTGCGCTATGAGTGA
- a CDS encoding ZIP family metal transporter: MSPVSLSVLLGLTAAAANVVGGAVIVHRQWHQNYLKYFVALGAGFMLATALVEMVPASVRLRGNDAGFLVLVGYLIVHFFEHTVSPHFHFGEETHEDEFVQKHKSWSVLLGLIIHTFFDGIAIASGFLLSTWLGWIVFMAVFLHKIPEGFTVASVMLASGRSRAMAWGSSVLLGGATLLGVLTMVITRQAVSVGLPVSAGVTIYVAASDLIPEVNREPGIKMALVVFFGVGFLFLMDRLFHMH, from the coding sequence ATGAGCCCCGTTTCCCTTAGCGTGCTGCTCGGGCTGACCGCCGCCGCCGCCAACGTGGTCGGCGGCGCCGTCATTGTGCACAGGCAGTGGCACCAGAACTATCTGAAGTATTTCGTGGCGCTCGGCGCAGGATTCATGCTGGCCACGGCGCTGGTGGAAATGGTGCCCGCCAGCGTGCGCCTGCGCGGCAATGACGCCGGCTTTCTGGTGCTGGTGGGGTACCTGATCGTCCATTTTTTTGAGCACACGGTGTCGCCGCATTTTCATTTCGGCGAGGAGACGCACGAAGACGAGTTCGTGCAGAAACATAAGTCCTGGTCGGTGCTGCTGGGGCTGATCATCCACACTTTTTTCGACGGGATCGCCATCGCCTCCGGCTTCCTGCTTTCCACCTGGCTGGGATGGATCGTCTTCATGGCGGTGTTCCTGCACAAGATTCCGGAAGGCTTCACGGTGGCGTCGGTGATGCTGGCCAGCGGCCGCAGCCGCGCCATGGCGTGGGGGTCGTCGGTCCTGCTGGGCGGGGCGACCCTGCTGGGCGTGCTGACGATGGTGATCACGCGCCAGGCGGTCAGCGTCGGGCTGCCGGTCTCGGCCGGAGTCACCATCTACGTGGCCGCCTCGGACCTGATCCCGGAGGTCAATCGCGAGCCGGGGATCAAGATGGCGCTGGTGGTCTTCTTCGGCGTCGGGTTTCTGTTCCTCATGGACCGCCTTTTCCACATGCACTAG
- a CDS encoding ABC transporter ATP-binding protein produces the protein MEKTEILRVENLKKVFRSGRSDLVLFDNLSFRVHTGEMVAIVGQSGAGKSTLLHILGALDSASEGDVYCAQVKLQSLTDEAAAEFRNREIGFVWQFHYLLPEFTATENVAMPLMIRGQARTQAESEAARWLREVGLEDRAHHRSGELSGGEQQRVALARALVTRPQLLLADEPTGDLDNRTAEAVFELIARLHHDYQLTSFLATHNFAFARRCSRVLRLENGRLEEVSPGSLPMA, from the coding sequence ATGGAAAAGACCGAGATTCTGCGGGTGGAAAACCTGAAGAAGGTCTTTCGCTCGGGCAGGTCCGATCTGGTGCTCTTTGACAACTTGTCCTTCCGGGTGCACACGGGAGAGATGGTAGCCATTGTGGGACAATCGGGTGCGGGGAAATCCACACTTCTGCACATCCTCGGAGCGCTTGATAGCGCTTCCGAAGGTGACGTATACTGCGCCCAAGTAAAGCTGCAATCGCTGACCGACGAGGCGGCAGCCGAGTTTCGCAACCGCGAGATTGGATTTGTCTGGCAGTTTCATTATTTGCTGCCGGAATTCACCGCAACGGAGAACGTGGCCATGCCCCTCATGATCCGGGGCCAGGCACGGACCCAGGCGGAATCGGAGGCCGCGCGGTGGCTGCGCGAAGTGGGGTTGGAGGATCGCGCGCACCATCGTTCCGGCGAGCTTTCCGGGGGCGAGCAGCAACGCGTTGCATTAGCCCGGGCTCTGGTGACGAGGCCGCAATTGCTGTTGGCAGACGAACCAACCGGCGATCTGGATAACCGGACTGCTGAGGCGGTATTTGAATTGATCGCCAGGTTACATCACGACTACCAGCTAACTTCTTTCCTTGCCACCCATAACTTTGCGTTTGCGCGCCGTTGCAGCCGCGTCCTGCGGTTGGAGAATGGGCGGCTGGAGGAAGTTTCTCCGGGGTCGTTGCCAATGGCATAA
- a CDS encoding VWA domain-containing protein, whose amino-acid sequence MLYLKHLSTGATRVRPAVVAILLVATFTVMLVGPALAQQAPPPPPEGKPSQPAPAEAGGPQGDIGPMAIPKKGEAPPEPKPQPAKKIEGMPEYSIKVDTSLVQVPVLVTTKDGQFIPGLREGNFRVLEDGVPQRITKFEVSKAPITAVLVVEFAARYYRFVYDALNASYVFAQTLKPEDWIAVVSFDMRPTIVADFTQDKRQVMAAISSLRIPGFSETNVFDALYDTLDRVEGIEGRKYIVLVASGCDTFSRMTYDKVLKKVKDTPNVTIFTISTGEALRIWADAVGGGRGPGIMPCSVSSSIDFLQADNQMNTFARMTGGRWFKPRFQGELPEIFRDIGANIRNQYVLAYHPANSKLDGTYRKLKVEVVAPDGGPFHVRDQKGKDLKFQVIAREGYTAKHQVE is encoded by the coding sequence ATGTTGTATCTGAAACACCTTAGTACCGGCGCCACGCGGGTTCGCCCGGCCGTGGTAGCCATCCTTCTCGTTGCCACGTTCACCGTCATGCTGGTCGGGCCGGCCCTCGCCCAACAGGCGCCGCCTCCGCCGCCGGAGGGCAAGCCCTCGCAACCCGCGCCGGCTGAGGCGGGCGGGCCGCAGGGTGACATCGGTCCCATGGCCATTCCCAAGAAAGGGGAAGCGCCGCCGGAGCCCAAGCCGCAGCCGGCAAAAAAAATCGAGGGAATGCCCGAGTATTCCATCAAGGTGGACACCTCGCTTGTCCAGGTGCCGGTACTGGTCACCACCAAGGACGGCCAGTTCATCCCCGGCCTGAGGGAAGGCAACTTCCGCGTGCTGGAAGACGGCGTGCCGCAGAGGATCACCAAGTTTGAGGTTTCCAAGGCGCCGATCACGGCCGTGCTGGTGGTGGAATTCGCCGCCCGCTACTACCGGTTCGTTTACGACGCGCTCAACGCCTCCTATGTGTTCGCCCAGACGCTCAAACCCGAGGACTGGATCGCGGTGGTCTCCTTCGACATGAGGCCCACGATTGTCGCCGACTTCACCCAGGACAAGCGCCAGGTCATGGCGGCGATCAGCAGCCTGCGCATTCCGGGCTTCAGCGAGACCAACGTGTTCGACGCGCTCTACGACACGCTCGACCGGGTGGAGGGCATCGAAGGCCGCAAGTACATCGTGCTGGTGGCCAGCGGCTGCGACACCTTCAGCCGCATGACCTACGACAAAGTGCTGAAGAAGGTCAAGGACACGCCCAACGTCACCATCTTCACCATCAGCACCGGCGAGGCGCTGCGCATCTGGGCGGATGCTGTCGGCGGCGGACGCGGACCCGGCATCATGCCGTGCAGCGTCAGCTCCAGCATTGACTTCTTGCAGGCCGACAACCAGATGAACACCTTCGCCAGGATGACCGGCGGCCGCTGGTTCAAACCGCGCTTCCAAGGCGAACTGCCGGAAATTTTCCGCGACATCGGCGCCAACATCCGCAACCAGTACGTGCTGGCCTATCACCCCGCCAACTCGAAGCTGGACGGCACCTATCGCAAACTGAAGGTCGAGGTTGTCGCGCCCGACGGCGGCCCGTTCCACGTGCGCGATCAGAAGGGGAAAGACCTGAAGTTCCAGGTCATCGCCCGCGAGGGCTACACGGCCAAGCACCAGGTCGAATAG
- a CDS encoding Crp/Fnr family transcriptional regulator, with protein sequence MSFVTSYPQGAVLFVEGQAPRGVYMICRGEAKLSVVSQDGRTLILKIAGPGEVLGLSACVMNKGYEATVETLSPCQVNFIRQDDFLRFIREDSEACLGAAHQISRQYNNACRELRWVGLSRSADWRLASLLIGWCEDHAEGNVTNGTPAFKLTLTHEEIAQMIGTTRETVTRAMARFKKQKLIEVRGATLVLRNQSALQEIAGRAEPVATHDRTALLGAGKEPRERLDSPFRVLKEKQAACAVV encoded by the coding sequence ATGTCATTCGTGACCTCGTACCCGCAGGGCGCCGTGCTGTTCGTGGAAGGACAGGCACCGCGGGGGGTGTACATGATCTGCCGCGGCGAGGCCAAGCTGTCGGTGGTCTCGCAGGACGGACGCACGCTGATCCTGAAGATTGCCGGTCCGGGCGAGGTCCTGGGCCTGAGCGCGTGCGTCATGAACAAGGGCTACGAAGCGACGGTGGAGACTCTGAGCCCGTGCCAGGTGAACTTCATCCGCCAGGATGATTTTCTCCGCTTCATCCGCGAGGACTCGGAAGCCTGCCTGGGCGCCGCCCACCAGATCAGCCGGCAGTACAACAATGCCTGCCGCGAACTGCGCTGGGTGGGCCTGTCGCGCTCGGCCGACTGGAGGCTGGCGAGCCTGCTGATCGGCTGGTGCGAAGATCACGCCGAAGGTAACGTTACCAACGGGACGCCGGCCTTCAAACTCACGTTGACCCATGAAGAGATTGCGCAGATGATCGGCACGACTCGCGAGACCGTGACGCGCGCCATGGCACGATTCAAGAAGCAGAAGCTGATCGAAGTCCGCGGCGCGACGCTGGTGTTGCGGAACCAGTCGGCGCTGCAGGAGATCGCCGGAAGGGCCGAACCGGTCGCGACGCACGATCGCACCGCGCTCCTTGGGGCCGGAAAAGAACCTCGGGAGCGACTAGATTCTCCTTTTCGGGTTTTGAAGGAAAAACAGGCAGCTTGCGCGGTCGTTTAA
- a CDS encoding ATP-dependent Clp protease ATP-binding subunit, producing the protein MFERYTEKARRVIFFARYEASQFGSPYIETEHLLLGLLREDKALTNRFLRSHASVESIRKQIEGHTTIREKVSTSVDLPLSNECKRVLAYAAEEAERLSHKHIGTEHLLLGLLREEKCFAAEILHERGLRLSTIREELARSTQEKATPQRNRESSLLSEFSRDLTQAAMDNQLDPLVGREQELERVVQILCRRTKNNPVLIGEPGVGKTAIVEGLAQRIADGEVPSFLSDKRILGLDLSLIVAGTKYRGQFEERLKTIMKELMESQNAIIFIDELHTLVGAGSAEGSLDAANILKPALSRGEIQCIGATTPGEYRKSIEKDRSLERRFQSVKVPPPTEEDAVKILNGIKDRYEKFHAVSYTDEAVGFAVSHSNRYIPDRFLPDKAIDLIDEAGARVKLRQTSLPDEITEVQKRIKFIVHRMENAIANHEFEKARFYSDEERKERENLRALREKYHLDESSTGVVGREDIEDVVSRWTGVPITSIKEEESQKLLRIEDELHKRVISQEKAISALARAIRRSRAGLKSPNRPIGSFLFLGPTGVGKTEVARTLAQFMFGSEKSLVRFDMSEFMEKHSVSKLIGSPPGYVGYEEGGQLTERVKRAPYSVVLLDEIEKAHPDVFNILLQVFEDGQLTDGLGNTVDFKNAIIIMTSNIGARHLQKRKGLGFEAASEDAVSKTVEDMVRNEVKRTFNPEFLNRLDEVILFSSLSEQDLIAIVELMVTQLNQNLAQKSITVTVNEEARKWILDKTLVDRSYGARPLRRALQKYIEDPLSEALIQGAINVRPAFLEVYLDGDRLFYRQVGEEKQEGVLLYSN; encoded by the coding sequence ATGTTTGAACGGTACACGGAAAAAGCCAGGCGCGTCATCTTCTTCGCCCGCTACGAGGCCAGCCAGTTCGGTTCTCCTTACATCGAAACCGAACACCTGCTGCTGGGCCTGCTGCGCGAAGACAAGGCCCTGACCAATCGTTTCCTGCGCTCGCACGCCTCGGTCGAGTCGATCCGGAAACAGATTGAAGGCCACACCACCATCCGGGAAAAGGTTTCGACCTCGGTGGACCTGCCGCTCTCCAACGAGTGCAAGCGCGTGCTGGCGTATGCGGCGGAGGAAGCCGAGCGCCTGTCGCACAAGCACATCGGCACCGAGCACCTGCTGTTGGGCCTGTTGCGCGAAGAAAAGTGTTTTGCCGCCGAAATCCTGCACGAGCGCGGCCTGCGCCTCTCCACCATCCGCGAGGAGCTGGCGCGCAGCACGCAGGAAAAAGCCACGCCGCAGCGCAATCGCGAATCGTCGCTGCTCAGCGAGTTCTCCCGCGACCTCACCCAGGCCGCCATGGACAACCAGCTCGACCCGCTGGTCGGACGCGAGCAGGAGCTGGAGCGCGTGGTCCAGATTCTCTGCCGCCGCACCAAGAACAATCCCGTCCTGATCGGCGAACCCGGCGTGGGCAAGACCGCCATCGTCGAGGGACTGGCGCAGCGCATTGCCGACGGGGAAGTTCCGTCGTTCCTTTCCGATAAGCGCATCCTGGGGCTCGACCTGTCGCTGATCGTGGCCGGCACCAAGTACCGCGGCCAGTTCGAAGAGCGCCTCAAGACGATCATGAAGGAACTGATGGAGTCGCAGAACGCCATCATCTTTATTGACGAGCTGCACACGCTGGTGGGCGCGGGATCGGCGGAAGGCTCGCTGGACGCCGCCAACATCCTGAAGCCGGCGCTGTCGCGCGGCGAAATCCAGTGCATCGGCGCCACCACTCCCGGCGAGTACCGCAAGTCCATCGAGAAGGACCGCTCGCTGGAGCGCCGCTTCCAGTCGGTCAAGGTTCCGCCTCCCACCGAGGAAGACGCGGTCAAGATTCTCAACGGTATTAAAGATCGTTACGAGAAATTCCACGCGGTCAGCTACACCGACGAGGCCGTGGGCTTCGCTGTGTCGCACTCCAACCGCTATATTCCCGACCGCTTCCTGCCCGACAAGGCGATTGACCTGATTGACGAGGCGGGCGCGCGCGTGAAGCTGCGCCAGACCTCGCTGCCCGACGAGATCACCGAAGTGCAGAAGCGGATCAAGTTCATCGTCCACCGCATGGAGAACGCCATCGCGAACCACGAGTTCGAGAAGGCGCGCTTCTACTCGGACGAGGAGCGCAAGGAGCGCGAGAACCTGCGCGCCCTGCGCGAGAAATACCATCTCGACGAGTCCTCCACCGGCGTGGTCGGCCGCGAGGACATCGAGGACGTCGTCTCCCGCTGGACCGGCGTGCCCATCACTTCCATCAAGGAAGAGGAATCGCAGAAGCTGCTGCGCATCGAAGACGAGCTGCACAAGCGCGTCATCTCGCAGGAAAAGGCGATCTCGGCGCTGGCCCGCGCCATCCGCCGCAGCCGTGCCGGACTGAAATCTCCCAACCGGCCTATCGGCTCCTTCCTGTTCCTGGGCCCGACGGGCGTGGGCAAGACCGAAGTCGCGCGCACCTTGGCGCAGTTTATGTTCGGCAGCGAGAAGTCGCTGGTCCGCTTCGACATGTCGGAATTCATGGAGAAGCACTCGGTCAGCAAGCTGATCGGTTCGCCTCCGGGATACGTCGGTTACGAAGAAGGCGGCCAGTTGACCGAGCGCGTCAAGCGCGCCCCCTACTCGGTCGTCCTGCTGGACGAAATCGAGAAGGCGCACCCGGATGTCTTCAACATCCTGCTGCAGGTATTTGAAGACGGCCAGTTGACCGACGGTTTGGGCAACACCGTGGACTTCAAGAACGCAATCATCATCATGACCTCCAACATCGGCGCCCGCCACCTGCAGAAGCGCAAGGGGCTGGGCTTCGAGGCCGCCAGCGAGGACGCGGTCTCGAAGACCGTCGAGGACATGGTGCGCAACGAAGTCAAGCGTACCTTCAACCCCGAGTTCCTGAACCGTCTCGACGAGGTCATCCTGTTCAGCTCGCTCAGCGAGCAAGACCTGATCGCCATCGTGGAACTGATGGTCACCCAGTTGAACCAGAACCTGGCGCAGAAGTCGATTACCGTGACCGTGAACGAGGAAGCGCGCAAGTGGATCCTGGACAAGACGCTGGTGGACCGCAGCTACGGCGCGCGTCCCCTGCGCCGGGCTCTGCAGAAGTACATCGAGGACCCGCTCAGCGAAGCGCTCATCCAGGGCGCCATCAACGTGCGCCCGGCGTTTCTGGAGGTTTACCTCGACGGCGACCGCCTCTTCTACCGCCAGGTCGGCGAAGAGAAGCAGGAAGGCGTGCTGCTGTATAGCAATTAG
- a CDS encoding SpoIVB peptidase S55: MKKVVLSWLLSYVLVLMITPLALCAETPAATAKVKTPILPLSEVKAGMHGVAYTVFEGVTPEPMDVEILGVLRNVNGPKGDIILVRLHGKKVEYTGVVAGMSGSPVYVDGKLVGALAFRIGEFSKEPIAGVTPIGAMLEINALDKTPAADAQSAPPAATTETTRTSNPGAANGIAGVADLLRPIETPLVFSGFTQDAVNRFAPQFAAAGIVPVMGAGSVSDEKQPEPIEPGSAVSAILVRGDVNIAATCTVTYMDAQRLLACGHPLLQFGLVDMPMAKARVLATLPSPLNAFKIVNTTEAIGAFVQDRHTGILGRFDKQPEMIPVTLTIHGANQPKQFHYEVLNNSRLTPVAIMATVFSSLQGVNEAGEDVTYRMNGSISVNRYPEVHLQNMYAPSDAGLPTAFAAAISLGERFGRIYQNPYDKPKIKGVELDFDIVRERRSAQLESARTDVTEARPGDEIVVESVLRPYRGERIVRQVPVKIPTSTPKGTLRILISDGNTLDRMRNIGVAFGRRMDLASTIALLNKEHSNDRLYVSLLEANPQAMVEDKVMPTMPLSVMTVMEGMRGTQDMVVVGESSVNESSTPLDYVVSGAQIITVNVK, encoded by the coding sequence ATGAAAAAAGTTGTGCTCTCGTGGCTCCTCTCCTACGTGCTCGTCCTGATGATTACGCCGCTCGCGCTGTGCGCCGAGACGCCCGCGGCCACCGCCAAGGTGAAGACGCCAATCCTGCCGCTGTCTGAGGTCAAGGCCGGCATGCATGGCGTCGCCTACACCGTATTCGAAGGCGTCACGCCGGAGCCGATGGATGTGGAAATCCTCGGCGTGCTGCGCAATGTCAACGGCCCCAAGGGCGACATCATCCTGGTTCGCTTGCATGGCAAGAAGGTTGAGTACACGGGCGTGGTCGCCGGCATGAGCGGCAGCCCGGTGTACGTGGACGGCAAGCTGGTGGGCGCGCTTGCGTTCCGCATCGGCGAATTCTCCAAGGAGCCGATCGCCGGCGTGACCCCGATCGGCGCCATGCTGGAGATCAACGCGCTCGACAAGACTCCTGCGGCCGACGCGCAATCGGCACCGCCGGCCGCCACCACCGAGACCACGCGCACCAGCAACCCGGGCGCGGCGAACGGGATTGCGGGCGTCGCCGACCTGCTGCGGCCGATCGAGACGCCGCTGGTGTTCAGCGGATTCACGCAAGATGCGGTCAACCGTTTTGCGCCGCAATTCGCCGCCGCCGGCATCGTGCCCGTCATGGGCGCCGGTTCCGTGTCGGATGAAAAGCAGCCGGAGCCGATCGAGCCCGGCTCGGCGGTCAGCGCCATCCTGGTGCGCGGCGACGTGAATATCGCCGCCACCTGCACCGTCACCTACATGGATGCGCAGCGCCTGCTGGCCTGCGGCCATCCGCTGCTGCAATTCGGCCTGGTGGACATGCCCATGGCCAAGGCGCGCGTGCTGGCCACCCTGCCCTCGCCGCTCAACGCGTTCAAGATCGTCAATACCACCGAAGCGATCGGCGCTTTCGTGCAGGACCGCCACACCGGAATCCTGGGGCGCTTCGACAAGCAGCCGGAGATGATTCCGGTGACGCTGACCATTCATGGCGCCAACCAACCCAAGCAGTTCCATTACGAGGTGCTGAACAACAGCCGGCTGACCCCGGTGGCGATCATGGCTACGGTGTTCAGCTCGCTGCAGGGCGTGAATGAAGCGGGCGAAGACGTCACCTATCGGATGAACGGCAGCATCAGCGTGAACCGCTACCCGGAAGTTCACCTGCAGAACATGTATGCGCCGTCGGACGCAGGGCTGCCGACGGCCTTCGCTGCCGCCATCTCGCTGGGCGAGCGTTTCGGGCGCATCTACCAGAACCCGTACGACAAGCCGAAGATCAAGGGCGTCGAACTCGACTTCGACATCGTTCGCGAGCGCCGCTCCGCGCAACTGGAAAGCGCGCGCACCGACGTGACCGAGGCGCGGCCGGGGGACGAGATTGTGGTCGAGTCCGTGCTTCGTCCTTATCGCGGCGAGCGCATCGTGCGCCAGGTTCCGGTGAAGATCCCGACCTCAACCCCCAAAGGAACGCTGCGCATCCTGATCAGCGACGGCAATACGCTGGACCGCATGCGCAACATCGGCGTCGCATTCGGCCGCCGCATGGACCTGGCGTCCACCATCGCGCTGCTCAACAAGGAACACTCCAACGACCGGCTGTATGTCTCGCTGCTGGAGGCCAACCCGCAGGCTATGGTGGAAGACAAAGTCATGCCTACCATGCCGCTGTCGGTGATGACCGTGATGGAAGGCATGCGCGGCACGCAGGACATGGTGGTGGTGGGCGAGTCGTCGGTGAACGAATCCTCGACGCCGCTGGACTACGTGGTTTCGGGCGCGCAGATTATCACCGTCAATGTGAAGTAG
- a CDS encoding PIN domain-containing protein: protein MTLTYVDSGVLIFAAKGTTEAAALALPFLQDPAREFVTSEYVRLEVLPKPICFRNEVEVEFYNTFFRLNTRTIPTSVALLELAMEEACRTGLSALDAIHIACAVFSGAEEIVTSEKVTKPMHRTRLVRVVSIFPAAQQNAVPPEQPA, encoded by the coding sequence GTGACTCTCACCTATGTAGATTCAGGCGTGCTGATCTTCGCGGCCAAGGGAACAACTGAGGCAGCCGCGTTAGCCTTGCCCTTCCTCCAAGACCCCGCCCGTGAATTCGTTACCAGTGAATATGTTCGGCTTGAAGTGCTTCCTAAACCTATCTGCTTCCGCAATGAGGTCGAAGTCGAGTTCTACAATACCTTCTTTCGTTTGAATACTCGCACAATACCTACGAGCGTGGCACTCTTAGAACTTGCCATGGAAGAGGCTTGCAGAACAGGTCTCAGCGCACTTGATGCGATCCATATCGCGTGCGCAGTATTTAGCGGTGCCGAAGAGATAGTCACGTCGGAAAAAGTCACCAAGCCCATGCATCGCACCCGTTTGGTAAGGGTAGTGTCGATATTCCCCGCTGCACAGCAAAACGCAGTTCCACCGGAGCAACCAGCATGA